A part of Paenibacillus donghaensis genomic DNA contains:
- a CDS encoding helix-turn-helix transcriptional regulator, whose product MNKFIYKKSAGITALSASMTDFMYKKHSHKEYAIGVTLRGIQHYNLDGSLQLSYPNGVMLFNPEQAHDGMAHDEAGLDYTMLYIEPQLLLEVIEAKNRVRFSTPIVYDYGLERKIISLSHAILSEQDEALCCDLFISLTENLMQTELSTDYKRDTALIKKAKDIIHHTKLEHVLKLDDLCKELHLSKFQLIRFFKAHTGISPYQYFLNCKIEHAKHLIEKHGDIYIAVAACGFVDLTHLNKQFKHVYGITAFEYMSHIH is encoded by the coding sequence ATGAACAAATTTATCTATAAAAAATCGGCAGGAATTACTGCATTGTCAGCAAGTATGACTGATTTTATGTATAAAAAGCACTCTCACAAAGAGTATGCCATAGGTGTAACCTTGCGTGGGATTCAACATTATAACCTGGATGGAAGTCTGCAATTATCTTATCCGAATGGGGTTATGCTCTTTAATCCGGAACAGGCACATGACGGAATGGCGCATGATGAAGCAGGCCTTGATTATACGATGCTATATATTGAGCCTCAGCTGCTGTTAGAGGTCATTGAGGCAAAGAACAGGGTCCGTTTTTCAACTCCTATTGTGTATGATTATGGGCTTGAACGAAAAATCATTAGTCTTTCTCATGCGATATTAAGTGAACAAGATGAGGCTTTGTGCTGTGATTTATTCATATCCCTAACAGAAAACCTTATGCAGACTGAACTTTCTACAGACTATAAGAGAGATACCGCGCTGATTAAGAAAGCCAAAGATATCATTCATCATACAAAATTAGAACATGTACTTAAACTGGATGATCTATGCAAGGAACTTCATCTATCGAAATTTCAGTTAATCCGATTTTTCAAGGCACATACCGGAATTTCACCCTACCAATACTTTCTTAACTGCAAGATAGAACATGCTAAGCATTTAATAGAAAAACATGGAGACATCTATATAGCAGTAGCTGCCTGTGGATTTGTTGATTTAACCCATTTAAATAAACAATTTAAACACGTCTATGGAATCACAGCATTTGAATATATGTCACATATACATTGA
- a CDS encoding cyclase family protein, with the protein MSKYVEIGYPIYEGMPVYPGLPEVKLEPRERLDKGDDWNGSVLSIYLHAGTHVDAPWHHLNNGRGIDAIPIEDFIYRKPLLIDCPVGPDGFITIEMLEEYEELNKADILIFNTSHWKHRDTDFVKYANHFPAVSPEAAVYIRTKLPNCKAVAIDTLSIENLAEAKGNGYFVHHAFLDHEKYEEPTMLIYEDINPAPLVGKKLISAFSAPLRIKNHDASIINIIVEIEE; encoded by the coding sequence ATGTCAAAATACGTCGAAATTGGTTACCCCATATATGAAGGAATGCCTGTTTATCCAGGATTGCCGGAAGTGAAATTAGAGCCTAGAGAGCGCTTAGACAAAGGGGATGATTGGAACGGAAGCGTGTTAAGTATTTATCTTCATGCCGGTACACATGTCGATGCACCGTGGCATCATTTGAATAACGGCAGGGGAATAGATGCTATTCCAATTGAAGACTTCATCTACAGAAAACCGCTGTTAATCGATTGCCCGGTTGGCCCTGACGGCTTCATCACCATCGAAATGCTTGAGGAATACGAAGAACTGAATAAAGCGGATATTCTAATCTTCAACACCAGCCATTGGAAACACCGGGATACAGATTTCGTGAAATACGCCAATCATTTCCCGGCTGTCTCTCCGGAAGCCGCAGTATACATCCGGACGAAGCTGCCAAACTGCAAAGCAGTGGCCATAGATACCTTGAGCATTGAAAATTTGGCAGAAGCCAAAGGAAACGGCTATTTTGTCCACCATGCCTTTTTAGACCATGAAAAATATGAAGAGCCGACAATGCTCATTTATGAAGATATTAATCCAGCCCCATTGGTCGGTAAAAAGCTCATTTCTGCCTTCTCAGCACCACTTCGCATTAAAAACCACGATGCTTCTATCATTAACATCATTGTTGAAATTGAAGAATAA
- a CDS encoding ABC transporter permease, which produces MLHPGVTVNKPVKHRYLRNIRKHWMLYVMILPGILFYIIFKYIPLGGSVIAFQNFQIMKGIWNSPWVGLDNFKFIFTYQDFYHVLRNTALIALYKLVIGFPAPILLALMFNEVRKMLAKRFLQSLFYLPHFLSWVVVGGIVFEVLASGGFVNAFRGWLGFEPILYMQQERFFRPIIVLSSIWKEVGWGTIIYLAAISGIDPTQYEAAVMDGAGRWKQTIYITLPALFPTILILFLLNIGNFLELGFDQVYNLLTPMTYSVGDIIETYVYRSGVLQGQYSVTTAIGLFQSIIGFILLWIFNRLAKKTGEGLW; this is translated from the coding sequence ATGCTACACCCCGGAGTTACAGTCAATAAACCCGTCAAACACAGGTATTTGCGCAACATCAGGAAACACTGGATGCTTTATGTCATGATCCTGCCCGGTATTTTGTTCTATATTATTTTCAAGTACATTCCACTGGGAGGAAGCGTGATCGCTTTTCAGAACTTTCAAATTATGAAAGGAATTTGGAACAGCCCTTGGGTGGGCCTGGATAATTTCAAGTTTATTTTTACGTACCAGGATTTCTATCATGTTCTTCGCAACACGGCTCTGATTGCCTTGTATAAGCTGGTGATCGGATTCCCTGCTCCAATTCTGCTGGCGCTGATGTTTAATGAAGTGAGAAAAATGCTGGCTAAACGCTTTTTGCAGAGTCTGTTCTATTTGCCTCATTTCCTCTCCTGGGTCGTCGTCGGAGGGATCGTCTTTGAAGTGCTAGCCTCAGGCGGATTTGTAAACGCATTCCGTGGTTGGCTTGGCTTCGAGCCGATACTGTATATGCAGCAGGAGCGGTTTTTCCGGCCCATTATCGTGCTCTCCTCCATATGGAAAGAGGTCGGATGGGGAACCATTATCTACCTCGCTGCGATCAGCGGTATTGACCCTACTCAATATGAAGCGGCTGTTATGGACGGGGCCGGCCGGTGGAAACAGACGATTTATATTACACTGCCCGCATTGTTCCCGACCATCCTTATCCTGTTCCTGCTGAATATCGGCAACTTCCTGGAGCTGGGCTTCGATCAGGTCTATAACCTGCTGACACCGATGACCTATTCGGTAGGGGATATTATAGAGACCTATGTATACCGCTCAGGTGTGCTGCAAGGGCAATACAGTGTAACGACGGCCATTGGCCTGTTCCAGTCCATTATCGGCTTTATTCTGCTCTGGATCTTCAATCGGCTGGCCAAAAAAACCGGAGAGGGGTTGTGGTAG
- a CDS encoding carbohydrate ABC transporter permease: MKQNLGEKGFQVANYVFLTAAAFTMILPLLHLFAVSLSSPVAADSKEVFLWPVGFTLASWKHILQSSGLWQSFGVTVFITVAGTALSMLFSVLTAFPLSRREFLLRKQVMLGIVITMIFNAPMIPFFLTVRELGMMNSLWSLLIPGVIGTFNMVILRTFFMSLPKELDDTARIDGCHDFRILFQIYLPLSKPVLATVSLFYAVGYWNTFQRAVLFLRDPGLWPLQMKLRAYLTSPEELAQVNMFLGDYNFNTTTLKAATILFASVPIIMVYPYLQKYFVKGSLLGSLKE; the protein is encoded by the coding sequence GTGAAGCAGAACTTAGGAGAAAAAGGTTTCCAAGTAGCCAACTACGTCTTCCTGACGGCTGCTGCTTTTACCATGATCCTGCCGCTGCTGCACCTGTTCGCGGTTTCCCTGAGTTCTCCGGTTGCGGCAGACTCCAAGGAAGTCTTCCTGTGGCCGGTCGGCTTTACGTTGGCATCCTGGAAGCACATCTTGCAGAGCTCCGGCTTATGGCAATCCTTTGGTGTAACCGTGTTCATCACGGTGGCGGGTACGGCGCTGAGCATGCTCTTTTCTGTGCTGACCGCTTTTCCACTGTCACGCCGGGAGTTCCTGCTCCGCAAGCAAGTGATGCTGGGCATCGTCATCACGATGATTTTCAATGCGCCGATGATCCCGTTCTTCCTGACGGTAAGGGAGCTGGGCATGATGAATTCACTATGGTCCTTGCTCATTCCGGGTGTCATCGGCACCTTCAATATGGTTATTCTGCGCACCTTCTTTATGAGCTTGCCGAAGGAGCTGGATGACACCGCCCGGATTGACGGCTGTCATGATTTCCGGATTCTGTTCCAGATTTATCTGCCGCTATCCAAGCCGGTGCTGGCCACGGTCAGCCTGTTCTATGCCGTAGGCTACTGGAACACGTTCCAGCGGGCGGTACTCTTCCTGCGTGATCCCGGACTGTGGCCGCTGCAGATGAAGCTGCGCGCCTATTTGACCAGCCCGGAGGAACTGGCTCAGGTGAACATGTTTCTGGGCGACTACAACTTCAACACAACCACGTTAAAGGCGGCGACGATTCTTTTTGCAAGCGTTCCCATCATTATGGTGTATCCTTATTTACAGAAATATTTTGTGAAGGGTTCGCTGCTGGGATCGCTGAAAGAATAA
- a CDS encoding extracellular solute-binding protein yields MRTQLTHKIVPLMLSLSMLLVAGCGSNTPNAEGSEGAAGEGNSGTGAVKVEVFKSHMGIGSMPAADDPHVKYIADQTGVQYELITTPPGSEPSEYLNLMIASDDLPDILRPIGGVEQTLIQQGGALPLDELLPEYAPHVWESIPQEAWDIVRSASPDGKIYYVPKVFLVPERAPLIRKDWLDKVGMEMPKTKDEYVELLKAFRDKDPNGNGKADELPTSGREFGRWMDHLFAIYGVAMWEGYPEWDEYDGKIQYAGTTANMREAIKFIRMLYEEKLLDNETFLNKGEVWQAKINNNLVGSWYHLPANVRDRYNAMLTQAPDAYIAAMPLPKAEGFDAFVTQKSMGEPEWMIPAAKQDNASNALKLLDFFYNPENDEFVRFGLEGEQHEVKDGRKVIIPPADNKPLALGMKNLTTTDDMNKRIEETYPENQQQMVKDMFTVSTADARQIAGDGLPASVYEGYPDIQSHKLFQEVLTKIVIGEQPLEAYDEYVKKWNASGGEEVTHRVQEWYEKVKK; encoded by the coding sequence ATGAGAACACAACTTACCCACAAGATTGTACCGCTAATGCTCAGTCTGTCCATGCTGCTGGTGGCTGGCTGCGGCAGCAATACCCCGAACGCGGAAGGCAGTGAAGGTGCAGCGGGTGAAGGGAACTCGGGGACCGGGGCAGTAAAAGTCGAAGTATTCAAAAGCCATATGGGCATCGGCAGCATGCCGGCTGCCGATGATCCGCATGTGAAATACATCGCTGACCAAACAGGGGTTCAGTATGAGCTGATTACAACCCCTCCCGGCTCGGAGCCATCCGAATATCTGAACCTGATGATCGCCTCGGATGACCTGCCGGATATCCTGCGGCCGATCGGAGGCGTCGAGCAGACGCTGATCCAGCAGGGCGGAGCGCTGCCCCTGGATGAACTGCTGCCTGAATATGCCCCGCATGTCTGGGAGAGTATTCCCCAGGAAGCCTGGGATATCGTCCGCTCCGCTTCCCCTGACGGCAAAATCTATTATGTGCCCAAAGTGTTCCTGGTGCCGGAACGTGCACCCCTGATCCGCAAGGATTGGCTGGATAAGGTGGGTATGGAGATGCCAAAGACCAAGGATGAATATGTCGAGCTGCTCAAAGCCTTCCGTGACAAGGACCCGAACGGCAACGGCAAGGCGGATGAGCTGCCTACAAGCGGAAGGGAATTCGGCAGATGGATGGACCATCTGTTCGCTATTTACGGGGTAGCGATGTGGGAAGGGTATCCTGAATGGGATGAATACGATGGAAAAATCCAGTATGCAGGGACCACCGCCAATATGCGGGAGGCCATCAAGTTCATCCGCATGCTGTATGAAGAAAAACTGCTGGACAACGAAACATTCCTGAACAAAGGGGAAGTCTGGCAGGCCAAAATAAACAATAACCTCGTGGGCAGCTGGTACCATTTGCCGGCGAATGTACGTGATCGGTACAATGCCATGCTGACCCAGGCACCGGATGCTTACATTGCGGCGATGCCGCTGCCCAAAGCCGAGGGCTTTGACGCCTTCGTAACCCAGAAGAGCATGGGTGAACCGGAATGGATGATTCCTGCGGCCAAGCAAGATAATGCTTCTAATGCCCTGAAGCTGCTGGATTTCTTCTATAATCCCGAGAATGATGAATTTGTCCGCTTTGGGCTTGAAGGGGAGCAGCATGAAGTCAAGGACGGGCGCAAGGTAATTATCCCGCCTGCCGACAACAAACCGCTTGCACTTGGCATGAAGAATTTGACCACCACAGACGACATGAACAAGCGGATTGAAGAGACTTATCCGGAGAACCAGCAGCAAATGGTCAAAGACATGTTCACAGTCAGCACCGCCGATGCCCGGCAAATTGCCGGTGACGGTCTTCCGGCTTCTGTATATGAAGGTTATCCCGATATCCAGTCCCACAAGCTGTTCCAGGAGGTATTGACCAAGATTGTCATCGGCGAGCAGCCGCTGGAGGCTTATGATGAATACGTGAAGAAATGGAATGCCTCCGGGGGCGAAGAAGTGACCCATCGCGTGCAGGAATGGTATGAGAAGGTGAAAAAATGA
- a CDS encoding Gfo/Idh/MocA family oxidoreductase codes for MRKRYAICGVSGRALGQFAKPIHELFSHNSEVVALLDTDPARFEAYRSRFPDHTEVAVYAASDFGTMVEETKPDCIIVAGRDDTHVRYITAALERDLDVITEKPMVTTGADARRVLEAEAVSRGKVTVTFNYRYMPIHMRIKEMIQEGKVGRVTSIDLNWYIDTHHGSSYFKRWNRERAFSGGLSVHKSTHHFDLVQWWINQKPVEVFAYGALNYYGAEGEWNPAREDGRHCRTCRVSEDCAYYSRWTPRSRQIRVPDDHLNLLGADSKDFPYTSYRPDQCIFDSTIAIEDTYTAAVKYNGGALMSYSVNFSLPYEGYRLAVNGTRGRLETLEYHMPARTPFPTPVQTIDYFPLFGSKETIHVVHREGGHGGGDPLLLEDIFLGEDRNRPYRILSGAADGAYSVAAGEAVWRSAEEHRPVAIDEVLGGWGSTVPGQKVREQRT; via the coding sequence ATGAGAAAAAGATATGCCATATGCGGTGTCAGCGGCAGAGCTTTGGGACAATTCGCCAAACCGATTCATGAGCTGTTCTCCCATAATTCGGAGGTCGTGGCACTGCTGGATACGGACCCTGCACGATTTGAAGCTTATCGCTCCCGCTTCCCGGATCACACAGAAGTTGCCGTTTATGCAGCTTCTGATTTCGGGACTATGGTGGAGGAGACGAAGCCCGACTGTATCATTGTCGCTGGCAGGGATGATACCCATGTACGCTATATCACAGCAGCGCTGGAGCGTGATCTGGATGTGATCACCGAGAAACCTATGGTCACTACGGGGGCTGACGCCAGACGCGTTCTGGAAGCGGAAGCCGTAAGCCGGGGCAAGGTGACCGTAACCTTCAATTACCGCTATATGCCAATTCACATGCGGATCAAGGAGATGATTCAGGAGGGAAAGGTTGGCCGTGTCACCTCCATAGACCTTAACTGGTATATCGATACCCATCACGGCTCCAGCTACTTCAAACGCTGGAACCGTGAACGGGCCTTCTCAGGCGGCTTGTCTGTCCATAAAAGCACCCATCATTTCGACCTGGTCCAGTGGTGGATCAACCAGAAGCCGGTGGAGGTCTTCGCCTATGGAGCACTGAACTATTACGGTGCTGAAGGCGAGTGGAACCCGGCGCGGGAGGATGGAAGACACTGCCGGACGTGCAGAGTCTCCGAAGACTGTGCCTATTATTCCCGCTGGACACCGCGCAGCCGCCAGATCCGGGTGCCGGATGACCACCTGAATCTGCTCGGTGCAGATTCTAAGGATTTCCCATACACGTCCTACCGTCCGGACCAATGCATCTTTGATTCCACAATCGCAATAGAAGATACGTATACGGCAGCAGTGAAATATAACGGAGGAGCGCTGATGAGCTATTCGGTCAATTTCTCGCTTCCTTACGAAGGCTACCGGCTGGCGGTGAACGGCACACGGGGCAGGCTGGAGACACTGGAATACCATATGCCCGCACGCACGCCTTTCCCCACACCGGTCCAGACTATCGACTACTTTCCCCTGTTTGGGTCGAAGGAGACGATTCATGTCGTACACCGGGAAGGAGGTCATGGCGGGGGAGACCCGCTGCTGCTAGAGGATATTTTTCTGGGCGAAGACCGGAACCGGCCGTACCGGATTCTGTCGGGTGCCGCAGACGGTGCTTATTCAGTTGCCGCCGGGGAGGCGGTATGGCGTTCTGCGGAAGAACACCGGCCCGTTGCCATAGACGAAGTGCTTGGCGGTTGGGGAAGTACAGTGCCGGGGCAGAAAGTGAGAGAGCAGAGAACATGA
- a CDS encoding glycoside hydrolase family 88/105 protein, translating into MSRQGYFAPEESIAYQGGEDVMHTLMTIAARYIGANPPHPPVYRVTRPGPVRKSEDHRYSFPLGELFPGMRQGQKVYAWAKLWSDNEQEFIFHVTCFGPLRVYHQGKAVYGSASDEEYPALPLLKLKLRLVQGWNDFVLEFSRGQQGSGGLFGTGSRKNKPLHFIVSSLEREGEEGWLYTEPLDAPLQEIPAGPLREEATGVSWLPRQEEPEGAAPFGQLVRMYGRSSGMSAYAWTKINGSYCGHEPVVFSGEAFSPVEFSVDGKEVFRQERAGAFRFELQLSPASHHLTANCLCGQQDWGFRLDPASLALLTPAQDVKGYNGKWLYLGPFQAGQEIDLTACQTMKQTVRSGTGEDVYWRTELQGGEVRPFLENEWFGRANYPLGVTLYGLLQLGKAGDRPDIRDYVLNHIEFASSRFSYSLWDRARYGAAGLNNQLSHIDSLDDCGSFGATLLLADQERKLEGAAQTAAHIADYILHRQDRLEDGTLYRKVGVSRTMDNTLWCDDLYMSIPFLCRYAHWSSDGKALDEAARQVLLYKKYLYIPQRQIMSHVFDVERGQPTLTPWGRGNGWVLFSLSELLTALPPEHPSSTALLQFYRELCAGYLGLQGRDGLWHQVLTDLESYEETSCTSMFIYSFARGVQLGWHVEPEPYTQAVLRGWRGLTRRSIDKQGNVYGVCRGSSYSFSNQYYKHELSWNLNDIHGIGIVLLAGLEAMSMQEWQEHASSAETVETVETVGNPGNGTPIRR; encoded by the coding sequence ATGAGCAGACAAGGTTATTTCGCGCCGGAAGAGAGCATTGCCTATCAGGGCGGTGAGGACGTTATGCACACGCTGATGACCATTGCGGCAAGATACATCGGGGCCAATCCGCCGCACCCTCCGGTCTACAGGGTCACCAGACCAGGACCGGTGCGAAAGAGTGAGGACCACCGCTACAGCTTCCCGCTGGGAGAATTGTTCCCCGGCATGCGGCAGGGGCAGAAGGTGTACGCCTGGGCCAAGCTCTGGAGCGACAATGAACAGGAGTTCATCTTTCATGTGACCTGCTTCGGCCCGCTCAGAGTATACCATCAGGGAAAGGCCGTCTACGGCTCCGCCTCAGATGAAGAATATCCTGCGCTCCCCCTGCTGAAGCTGAAACTCCGGCTGGTACAAGGCTGGAATGATTTCGTGCTTGAATTCAGCCGTGGACAGCAGGGAAGCGGCGGCCTGTTCGGCACCGGCTCCAGGAAGAACAAACCTCTTCACTTCATTGTGTCTTCCCTGGAGCGGGAGGGAGAGGAAGGCTGGCTCTATACCGAGCCGCTTGATGCTCCCCTGCAGGAGATTCCAGCAGGTCCCCTGAGGGAGGAAGCTACCGGGGTGAGTTGGCTGCCGCGGCAGGAAGAGCCTGAAGGTGCAGCTCCATTCGGACAGCTGGTACGGATGTATGGCCGATCAAGCGGAATGTCTGCCTATGCGTGGACGAAGATCAACGGCTCGTACTGCGGGCATGAGCCTGTGGTGTTCTCCGGTGAAGCCTTCAGTCCGGTGGAATTCTCGGTTGACGGGAAGGAGGTCTTCCGGCAGGAACGGGCGGGAGCCTTCCGCTTCGAGCTGCAGTTGTCCCCTGCCAGTCATCACCTGACTGCGAACTGTCTCTGCGGACAGCAGGATTGGGGCTTCCGGCTGGATCCGGCTTCACTTGCGCTATTAACTCCTGCGCAGGATGTAAAAGGATACAATGGCAAATGGCTGTACCTGGGACCCTTTCAGGCCGGGCAGGAGATAGACCTGACTGCCTGTCAGACCATGAAGCAAACGGTCCGCAGCGGGACAGGAGAAGACGTATACTGGCGGACGGAACTGCAGGGCGGAGAGGTGCGTCCATTCTTGGAGAATGAATGGTTCGGCCGAGCGAACTATCCGCTTGGAGTCACCTTGTATGGTCTGCTTCAGCTCGGCAAAGCGGGGGACCGGCCGGATATCCGCGACTACGTGCTGAACCACATCGAATTTGCCTCTTCCCGTTTCAGTTATTCCCTGTGGGACAGAGCACGTTATGGGGCCGCTGGACTTAATAACCAGCTGTCGCATATCGACAGCCTGGATGACTGCGGATCTTTCGGAGCTACCCTGCTGCTGGCCGATCAGGAACGCAAGCTGGAAGGGGCCGCGCAGACCGCAGCTCATATCGCGGACTATATTTTGCATCGGCAGGACCGTCTGGAAGATGGAACCTTATACCGCAAGGTTGGTGTCTCAAGAACGATGGATAATACCCTGTGGTGTGATGATCTGTACATGAGCATCCCGTTCCTATGCAGATATGCACACTGGTCGAGTGACGGGAAGGCGCTGGATGAAGCGGCAAGACAGGTACTTTTGTATAAAAAATACCTCTATATCCCGCAGCGGCAAATCATGTCTCACGTGTTCGATGTGGAACGGGGTCAGCCCACACTTACCCCATGGGGCAGAGGCAACGGCTGGGTGCTGTTCTCCTTGTCTGAGCTGCTGACGGCGCTGCCTCCAGAGCATCCTTCCTCCACGGCTCTCCTTCAGTTCTATAGGGAATTGTGTGCAGGATATTTGGGACTACAGGGCAGGGATGGATTATGGCATCAGGTGCTGACGGACCTCGAGTCTTATGAAGAAACTTCCTGTACCTCAATGTTCATCTATTCGTTCGCCCGTGGGGTACAGCTTGGCTGGCATGTGGAGCCGGAACCCTATACACAAGCTGTGCTGCGGGGATGGAGGGGACTTACCCGGCGGTCGATCGACAAACAGGGGAATGTGTACGGGGTATGCAGGGGCTCAAGCTATTCTTTCTCCAATCAATACTACAAGCATGAGCTGAGCTGGAACCTGAATGATATCCATGGGATCGGTATTGTGCTCCTGGCCGGGCTGGAAGCCATGTCCATGCAGGAATGGCAGGAGCACGCTTCGTCTGCGGAAACTGTCGAAACTGTCGAAACTGTTGGCAACCCTGGGAACGGGACACCCATAAGGAGATAG
- a CDS encoding helix-turn-helix domain-containing protein: MTLSFLKWLKFNFTNTQTRLLLILTIAVFMIIIAVGMTTYYSSKSVLQQELSEPQHQMLRISMNDIDEAIRESDQIAVKIALNGNVYKFLTNEIQGSYRNITELLQFLETLISSTPFIKSAYIYDMERESMVAFPQGYSSNKANFPDSDWVGVAAELKDRPMLVKQREIPAGSGKSVPQITLYRKIMLSKQLKGIIAVNFKTEQMFEHMLLSSVSHLDSHRFILDTDNQPLYDLGNYAVGEEAVGQVLTQLEGEQLGEFKHEGKLLLASQIISPYTGWRYLSVISQDSLLANARKIRDIVFVVSLLALVAGAASITFYNAAAFRPVRRMRQLLSGYDRERISPELIDLEKITGQLLTDHAQQAINLRQTLPEASSKFLTDIYTGNMTGNREIGEKWSRYFKDWSDEPLAVAMLSIDDYDAWCERFKKSDHSLLKFAIANIIAELLSGQWRVLSADLGRDRMLVMLQPLEPGRDIRAAATIQEALAMIPRLLKFQVSAGVSGYQEGFMRLQQAMQEAEQALEYRLYRGYEYVIPFEEISGHQLPESPSEEHEVMAKLTEAIEAGSGEETRKVLDKMLNRIKTEQWHPSSALNFLEAVADTLERIRLNRETEGCGIEMSGLRTMHLEAAWTLLRRQAEALAEWFGSLLLSKDFILCQQMITFMSSHLQDPVGIQEIAGHAGIGTSLASQLFKQEMNDTLHGYFTKLRMERACELLLDTDYRISEIAYMVGYQHENSFIRVYRKYKDITPGKYREMMRSRRDSLLGS, encoded by the coding sequence GTGACCCTATCCTTTTTAAAGTGGCTGAAATTCAATTTCACCAATACCCAGACCCGGCTGCTGCTGATCCTGACCATTGCCGTCTTTATGATTATTATCGCCGTCGGGATGACTACGTATTATTCCTCCAAGTCGGTATTGCAGCAGGAGCTTAGTGAACCGCAGCACCAGATGCTGCGCATCAGCATGAATGACATTGATGAGGCGATCCGGGAAAGCGACCAGATCGCGGTAAAAATCGCACTGAACGGCAACGTGTATAAATTTCTCACGAATGAAATACAAGGCTCATACCGCAATATCACGGAATTACTGCAGTTTCTGGAAACTCTAATCAGCAGTACACCTTTTATTAAGAGCGCTTACATTTATGATATGGAGCGAGAGAGCATGGTTGCTTTTCCTCAAGGCTATAGCTCCAACAAAGCCAATTTCCCTGATTCGGATTGGGTCGGGGTGGCTGCTGAGCTTAAGGACCGGCCCATGCTGGTCAAGCAGCGGGAGATCCCGGCAGGTTCAGGGAAATCCGTGCCACAGATCACACTCTACCGGAAGATTATGCTGTCCAAGCAGCTGAAGGGGATTATCGCGGTGAATTTCAAGACGGAGCAAATGTTCGAGCATATGCTGCTCTCTTCCGTCTCCCACCTTGACAGCCACCGCTTCATTCTTGATACCGACAACCAGCCGCTGTATGATCTCGGCAATTATGCCGTCGGAGAGGAGGCAGTAGGTCAGGTACTTACACAGCTGGAAGGGGAACAGCTTGGTGAGTTCAAGCATGAAGGCAAGCTCCTGCTGGCTTCACAGATTATTTCGCCTTACACCGGATGGCGCTACCTGTCGGTGATATCGCAGGACAGTCTGCTGGCCAATGCCCGGAAGATCCGCGATATCGTCTTCGTGGTATCTCTGCTGGCTCTTGTGGCAGGGGCGGCCTCGATCACTTTCTATAATGCGGCCGCCTTCAGGCCCGTGAGGCGGATGAGGCAGCTGCTCAGCGGCTATGACCGGGAACGGATCAGCCCGGAACTGATCGATCTGGAGAAAATAACGGGCCAGCTGCTTACGGATCATGCCCAGCAGGCCATTAATCTCCGGCAGACCCTTCCGGAAGCCTCCTCCAAATTTCTGACAGATATTTATACCGGTAATATGACAGGAAATCGGGAAATCGGCGAGAAGTGGAGTCGTTACTTCAAGGATTGGAGTGATGAGCCGCTGGCAGTCGCCATGCTGTCCATCGACGATTATGACGCCTGGTGCGAACGCTTCAAGAAGTCGGATCATTCCCTGCTGAAATTTGCCATTGCCAATATCATTGCCGAGCTGCTGTCCGGACAGTGGCGTGTGCTGTCGGCCGATCTGGGCAGAGACCGGATGCTGGTTATGCTGCAGCCGCTTGAGCCAGGCAGGGACATCAGGGCAGCGGCAACCATCCAGGAAGCACTTGCGATGATCCCGCGGCTGCTTAAGTTCCAGGTCTCCGCCGGTGTGAGTGGATATCAAGAAGGGTTCATGCGGCTTCAGCAAGCGATGCAGGAAGCAGAGCAAGCACTCGAGTACAGATTGTACCGCGGATATGAATACGTGATTCCGTTCGAAGAGATTTCCGGTCATCAGCTGCCGGAGAGCCCTTCCGAAGAACATGAAGTCATGGCTAAGCTGACTGAAGCCATCGAAGCCGGCAGCGGGGAAGAGACACGGAAGGTGCTGGATAAAATGCTCAACCGCATTAAGACTGAGCAGTGGCACCCTTCCTCTGCGCTGAACTTTCTGGAGGCTGTTGCAGATACGCTGGAGCGCATCCGTCTGAACCGCGAGACAGAAGGCTGCGGAATCGAAATGTCCGGCTTGCGGACGATGCATCTGGAAGCTGCCTGGACTCTGCTGCGGAGGCAGGCAGAAGCCTTGGCTGAATGGTTCGGCAGCCTGCTGCTCAGCAAGGACTTCATTCTGTGCCAACAGATGATTACATTTATGAGCAGCCATCTGCAGGACCCTGTAGGCATTCAAGAGATTGCCGGGCACGCCGGCATCGGCACCAGTCTGGCCAGCCAGCTGTTCAAGCAGGAAATGAACGATACCCTTCACGGATATTTCACGAAACTGCGGATGGAACGTGCCTGCGAGCTGCTGCTGGATACGGATTACAGGATTTCAGAGATCGCTTACATGGTTGGCTACCAGCATGAGAACAGCTTTATTCGCGTGTACCGTAAATACAAGGACATTACACCGGGCAAATACAGGGAGATGATGCGCAGCCGCAGAGATTCTCTGCTGGGTTCCTAA